Part of the Mauremys reevesii isolate NIE-2019 linkage group 4, ASM1616193v1, whole genome shotgun sequence genome is shown below.
gtttttaaaagtgTTAAGAGATAGCACAATCCAGGAGACAAAACTCTAGAGAACTGGAAATTGTTACATATAATTGGTATCTCACTTGCTATCATAACTGCACACCACTCCTTTCTGCAGGCTATGTGTCTTTAAAGACATAGCCCCATGGCATGGGGGAATTTCCCCAGCAACAGCTCACAGCAAGCACAATACCTCTCATGCTTCTGAGCCCTAAGCCAAACCAATCTCCCCACTTTtactggaagggtatgtgctacCTTGTGCAGGTCCAACTCCTTGAGCCCTCTCCCCATTACTTGTATACCTAGGCTGTACCAAGCCCAGACCCAACAACAAAGGAAACCTGGACATCGCTGTAAGCCCTTCAGTTTAGTTACCATCTGAAGAAAGCAAAACAGAGGGTAATACAGTAAACTTTGCACAAAAATAAACCCAACTGCCAGCCAAGTGAGCAGTGCAATCTTCTGCTGCTAAAGAAATCAGCTCTCGTTCCATGTCACTCCTTTCCATTTTAAAGGCTGGCCTATGTTTTCATCCATTTCTCAGTGACATTCACGATTGATGCAAATGATAAAAATGCATGAATTAAATGCGGAATTCCCCCCTACCTCTTAAAATAACTGCAACCCCAGCCTCTATTATTAACGAGTATTATTTTTGCAGTTCTATTACTTATCACCATAACTGGTAAAGAGGAGACTCGGCTGAAAATCCAGCTCCAAATACCTCCAGAATTTTAGAAATGTTTAAAATCTGAACTCTGGTTTAGAAACGAATTTTGCAAGCCACCCTATCTTTACAATGGGCCAATTTGTTACCTTTATGGTGTTCTAAACCTGTAACAATTCTGTGCCCTAAACCAGTCTTGAGTAACCattaataaattaaaacaacACGCCACCCCACTACTGCCATGACTCCGTCATCAATTGTACAAAAAGtaaaaatgatacttgctttttctCCTCTTGACATATTCCTGTTGTACCTGTGAAGCAAACATGGCAGACAGTACAGACAAAATAGAGGCCAATACACTCTTCTGCTCTTGAATGATGATCGGTGGATCATCTGGCTGGCAAAGTTCATGGCAAACCAAACCATAAAGTAAAGTCCAAGTCTCTTTTCCTCCATCAGGAGACTGCActtgagaaagaaaaaaacattgattcaaggagagaattttttttttttacttaagtaTCTGTCATGATCTAACGTCACTGCAGCATTGTTCCATAATATACAAAAAGTCATGCGTCTTACCAATAGCCTGAATGCCCTCATCCACTGTGGTTAGGAGCTGCAAGATATGCATATAAACATCAAGCCCCTCTGGATTATCTGAGCTacatcaaacaaaaacaaaacaaaacagatgaaTTCATTATTAACAGAAAAATGACTCTTCATGAACACTAGGATACAAGGATTATCCAACTGGCCCATAAACAACAAGAAACTTTAGAATAATAAACCATGGCACTTTTATATGACAAACCAGAGGGACCAAATCTTGTTACTAAtaggagtagtcccactgaagtcaaaagttTCACAACTGAGCCTCAAGAAGATAATCAGCAGTCACCCTGGTCCCAAAAGTAAAGGAGAAAGAGCACATGTACCGGACTTGTTTTGCTGCTTCAAGTACACAAGGTACAATCTTAAAATCTGGACGTTCTTCTGGGGAATCATCTGTAGACTGTCCCACCGACTGACAAGAGCCATTTTTAATCCAATTTAACATTAGTTCTTCATCCAGGTCAAAGAGCTTGTCCACCACCTCGCCCACTTTAGCCAGCAGCTCAACTGCACAGACAAAAACATAATAAATTTTGATGAATAATGAAAAAAACAGCATACAAAATTCTCACCTCTGTTAACACACAAAAACCAAAACTCAGAATAAatactcatgttgagtagcacTTCACACTTTCGGtaggcccactgaaatcaaacatATGAGACCCTCAAATAGAagagcaaagtattattatttcttAAAATAGGGAACACTACGGCTAACATTCTTTTAAGCCAAAAAGCTGACATTTTAGGATTTTTTGCACAAATGTTCTGCTGTTTTTATTTAGCTGAAcatgaaaaacacatttttataaatgtCAGTCAAGCTACATGCTTAAAACAGTGTAAGAGTTGTAATGTTACAAGAATAAGTGGAATAGCTGCCAGTACTTGGCTTATTTTTCTAAGTGTTTTTCAGTTTAGTCCTAACATGAAAACAGTGCATTTAGATAGCAAACCTTAAAAAGAGATACAATGTTACACTGGAATAACTGAAAACATGGGCttgttttaaaacaataaaaatgccATGTACATTTACTTCAATAAGGATCATGTGATTTGCCTTAATGAAAGAAATTTGATCTGGCACAGACCTAAATCTAGGGCTGATTTCAATCTTCCCTTTTTCTTTAGGGCTCGGACAGATCTATAAAATCTACAAGAGTAGATGCAGTTTATTCTGACTTAATTAAGTTTACTATTTTTAATGTATTCTACACTTTCAAATCAAAGCCATTTGTCTTTACAATTCAGATGTACTTCAGCATTGTGTTTTAACTAATACCACCAATACCCAAATTACTTGGCAACCTACCATTTGTAGAGCTTGACATGATAAAACAAACACAGTCATACACGGATGGGTTTTCTCGGATTCTTTCAACCCAGATGTTGGCCACCTCAGCTTGGGAGAGGCAAGTTAACAACAACCTAGACAATAATTGCAATTTTAGCTTTGCATGTAATTAAAATACAGTGGGTCAGATCCTAGTTACAGTAGTGTTACTGTGGATTTACACTAATCCTACTGTACAATGCAGAAAAAAATCAGGCCCACGGGGGATGAAATCCAAGTGCACTGTGGaatttaagaaagaaaagggagagaaaacaaaacaatcagCACACTCTCAAGGATTTTATTTACAGTCATTAGAACACATTAAAACTATCAAACATCAATATTTCAGTTGCTAACAAGATGCCCTACCTGCTTGTTTCCAGCAGAGTAGGAGAGTCCGAATCACACAAATGTTGCAATAACATTTGTCTGTAAATAAAAGTTACAATATGAAGTTTAGCTGAAttgttcttaaagaaaaaaattaattttagaaCAGGATTAATTTCACATCAATTTTTCATACCAGCAGTTTGCCCCAACATAAAAGTAAAATCCTCCTCTACTTGTGTAGAGATTAACAATATTTCCAATTCTAAAAATTCAGACAAAATGCATTCCTGGGCATCTATCAATATATGCTCAAGGGCTTATGATGAGTGAAAAGAGGGGCCTTATGGTTAACTGACAGTTCCTCTCTTCATCATAGCTTTTTTTTAACACTGAAAATTTCTCAAAGCAGCATTATCTTTCATTCAGTAAATAGTCAGTTGCAACGCCTGAACTAAGTTGGGGCAGGGGACAAGAAACTGTTCCTCTTCTTAACATAATCCACGTCAAATACAGAACAGTGGATTAATTTATCTGCATTGTACTTCTCAAGACAGACAACCCCAATAAATGATCCTttctttgttaaaaaataaaataaaagaaaccaCTACAGAGtcaaaaatatttgtaatcaaattaATTTTAACCTAATCTATTTGGTCCAAAATCTAAGACTAAACAGAGTCTTAATGCTTAATCCATATTTTGTAAACATATACACACCCGATGGAAAGCAAAAGCACACGCAAACAAACTTACCCAAGATTGTCATCTTTGCTAATAGACATGCATATGTCTTGGAAACAGGCCATATTACCCAATATTCCCACACAGATTTCCTGTGAAATCACAATATAGTTAGATTAGACAATGCAATATAGGTGACAATTTCCTTTCCATGACCTTAGGGTACAGATCTAACTGTGATGGAGCTGGTTCTCACTTCTCTTCTACATGAGTTAGTATAAGCGTTCACTTTCCACACAGATTGAATGTTTCCATTAGAGATGTCATGTAGGAATGCCTCGGATGCACTGATGGCTAATTATACTATGGGCAAATGATGGCAAGTATTCCTCAGGCTTATCTTAGTTaagggtttaaaaaaatcatataccTTGAAACAAACTTCTCTGGTTTCGTTAGTTAGGCCAGACAAATAGATATTTTGTGTAAATCAGTTTGGAGCTTAGTTGGATtcataaacataagaacagcaTAAGAACAAACAACTTGGCACACAAATGCAACCCCATGACACATTCACCTCCGGATAAGAGAAAGGATCTTCTCAATAAGCCCCCAACAGACCCCCTCAATTTCTGATtgcagtatttttaaaaacaaaatgcagcAGATATCACCAACAGACTATATTCACTCCTGGACTATGACCAAAAGAATGTACAGCTCTACACAGAGATCAAGGGATCTGAAGTATCTTGTGGAATAACCAGTGCTAATAACAAATGTCACTGGAAACCTGGAAATCTTAAATCTTCAGTAACAAAGTCTGGATTCTAGCCCTGGCAGgtcaaaaagttaaaaaaaaaaagtcatttttactCCTGTCTTTTTTCACCACCTTTAAATTACACCACAATTTTGGCAGTCACTGTCTCAAATTGCTCAGGAGAGAAGCCAATGCCATGGCAGTATATGATAAAAGAATTTGGAACCCAGCTTTCAAATGACATAAAGCATTAAgagtgagatttttaaaagccatCAGTATTAGCCTAACTcttcttccactgacttcagtgggaatggaGTTAAGACAACACTGAGCACTTCTGGAATTCCAAATCTTAATTCTTATCTATAGTGGACTGTGAGATATAGATTGCTAAAATCACATGAACTGAAagcggggagcggggggaggggacacgAGAGCGGTGCGGGACGGAGGGAGGATGGGGCGGGTCAACAAGTGATTATAAGAATGATAGAATTTTAAGTATCTGATAATCCACTAAGACCAAAATCACTTTGGGAGACCAGAACAAATACCTACATTCAAGACCTGTAACAATTTTTAAGCACTGATCATAGACCAATGAGCAGAAGGAAGATTG
Proteins encoded:
- the SAAL1 gene encoding protein SAAL1 isoform X1; translated protein: MDRNPSPPSSDAEDEQAAGDSIGNTVYSKHWLFSILTKLIEVISPEKSDSNSNREEVQTELDEEMENDICKMWDMSMDEDVALFLQEFNAPDIFMGVFAKSKCPRLIEICVGILGNMACFQDICMSISKDDNLGQMLLQHLCDSDSPTLLETSRLLLTCLSQAEVANIWVERIRENPSVYDCVCFIMSSSTNVELLAKVGEVVDKLFDLDEELMLNWIKNGSCQSVGQSTDDSPEERPDFKIVPCVLEAAKQVRSDNPEGLDVYMHILQLLTTVDEGIQAIVQSPDGGKETWTLLYGLVCHELCQPDDPPIIIQEQKSVLASILSVLSAMFASQVQQEYVKRRKNMPLIGSLIRILQNMEDCGKRSFDNAKKSQPEETEKSGTVEEDFHLKILKDICCELLSNMLQELTKENILEGLNQGHLNEQKCSCAFQNLLPLYFTAVESFLEALREADQTLADSLEKRFPSLRLQT
- the SAAL1 gene encoding protein SAAL1 isoform X2, which encodes MKKWRMTFVKCGTCQWTRMSHYFSKNLMPLIYLWECLPSLSVLDLLKSVWEYWVIWPVSKTYACLLAKMTILDKCYCNICVIRTLLLCWKQAVHLDFIPRGPDFFLHCTVGLVLLLTCLSQAEVANIWVERIRENPSVYDCVCFIMSSSTNVELLAKVGEVVDKLFDLDEELMLNWIKNGSCQSVGQSTDDSPEERPDFKIVPCVLEAAKQVRSDNPEGLDVYMHILQLLTTVDEGIQAIVQSPDGGKETWTLLYGLVCHELCQPDDPPIIIQEQKSVLASILSVLSAMFASQVQQEYVKRRKNMPLIGSLIRILQNMEDCGKRSFDNAKKSQPEETEKSGTVEEDFHLKILKDICCELLSNMLQELTKENILEGLNQGHLNEQKCSCAFQNLLPLYFTAVESFLEALREADQTLADSLEKRFPSLRLQT
- the SAAL1 gene encoding protein SAAL1 isoform X4 — translated: MKDACPCYEACSSTRLRIDVALFLQEFNAPDIFMGVFAKSKCPRLIEICVGILGNMACFQDICMSISKDDNLGQMLLQHLCDSDSPTLLETSRLLLTCLSQAEVANIWVERIRENPSVYDCVCFIMSSSTNVELLAKVGEVVDKLFDLDEELMLNWIKNGSCQSVGQSTDDSPEERPDFKIVPCVLEAAKQVRSDNPEGLDVYMHILQLLTTVDEGIQAIVQSPDGGKETWTLLYGLVCHELCQPDDPPIIIQEQKSVLASILSVLSAMFASQVQQEYVKRRKNMPLIGSLIRILQNMEDCGKRSFDNAKKSQPEETEKSGTVEEDFHLKILKDICCELLSNMLQELTKENILEGLNQGHLNEQKCSCAFQNLLPLYFTAVESFLEALREADQTLADSLEKRFPSLRLQT
- the SAAL1 gene encoding protein SAAL1 isoform X5 gives rise to the protein MENDICKMWDMSMDEDVALFLQEFNAPDIFMGVFAKSKCPRLIEICVGILGNMACFQDICMSISKDDNLGQMLLQHLCDSDSPTLLETSRLLLTCLSQAEVANIWVERIRENPSVYDCVCFIMSSSTNVELLAKVGEVVDKLFDLDEELMLNWIKNGSCQSVGQSTDDSPEERPDFKIVPCVLEAAKQVRSDNPEGLDVYMHILQLLTTVDEGIQAIVQSPDGGKETWTLLYGLVCHELCQPDDPPIIIQEQKSVLASILSVLSAMFASQVQQEYVKRRKNMPLIGSLIRILQNMEDCGKRSFDNAKKSQPEETEKSGTVEEDFHLKILKDICCELLSNMLQELTKENILEGLNQGHLNEQKCSCAFQNLLPLYFTAVESFLEALREADQTLADSLEKRFPSLRLQT
- the SAAL1 gene encoding protein SAAL1 isoform X3 — its product is MSHYFSKNLMPLIYLWECLPSLSVLDLLKSVWEYWVIWPVSKTYACLLAKMTILDKCYCNICVIRTLLLCWKQAVHLDFIPRGPDFFLHCTVGLVLLLTCLSQAEVANIWVERIRENPSVYDCVCFIMSSSTNVELLAKVGEVVDKLFDLDEELMLNWIKNGSCQSVGQSTDDSPEERPDFKIVPCVLEAAKQVRSDNPEGLDVYMHILQLLTTVDEGIQAIVQSPDGGKETWTLLYGLVCHELCQPDDPPIIIQEQKSVLASILSVLSAMFASQVQQEYVKRRKNMPLIGSLIRILQNMEDCGKRSFDNAKKSQPEETEKSGTVEEDFHLKILKDICCELLSNMLQELTKENILEGLNQGHLNEQKCSCAFQNLLPLYFTAVESFLEALREADQTLADSLEKRFPSLRLQT
- the SAAL1 gene encoding protein SAAL1 isoform X6; the encoded protein is MPVPVMKLVQDVALFLQEFNAPDIFMGVFAKSKCPRLIEICVGILGNMACFQDICMSISKDDNLGQMLLQHLCDSDSPTLLETSRLLLTCLSQAEVANIWVERIRENPSVYDCVCFIMSSSTNVELLAKVGEVVDKLFDLDEELMLNWIKNGSCQSVGQSTDDSPEERPDFKIVPCVLEAAKQVRSDNPEGLDVYMHILQLLTTVDEGIQAIVQSPDGGKETWTLLYGLVCHELCQPDDPPIIIQEQKSVLASILSVLSAMFASQVQQEYVKRRKNMPLIGSLIRILQNMEDCGKRSFDNAKKSQPEETEKSGTVEEDFHLKILKDICCELLSNMLQELTKENILEGLNQGHLNEQKCSCAFQNLLPLYFTAVESFLEALREADQTLADSLEKRFPSLRLQT